The Arvicola amphibius chromosome 11, mArvAmp1.2, whole genome shotgun sequence genomic interval CCCCAGAAGGATTTCACTGCCGCCCTGGCggaaaatgcaaaaacaaaaacaaaagccacaataaaaaacacacagaaacaaaagtaaatgagGTTCATGTTTACATCTCCTTTATATAGAAGGGGCCTTTTATTCACAGTTCAACACTTCTTTAAAGAGTCCATTGGCACTGTGATTGAATTCTCAGATTTGTGGGCTGTAATGCACACACAGACTTTCTCTTGTCCATTTATGTGAATTGGGAGGCAATAACAGCCAAGTTTTAAAGCAGTGAGAGCTATGGCTAAATGACAAagatattcatttttcttctttttttaaacaatttccttgtaaaattataaaatacacaTCTGAAAGCTCTCCCATGGCTGCAAAAGTCATAGTGTTTTTTAAAAGCATCCATATACAAGCCGGGGTAAGTCATGAAGAAGATAGCATCAAGATACATAGAGGAGGACACCGCGGGGCATTGATCTGGGCTTCACTACAAATGGGTGGGGGCGGCTGAGGAAGTTGTCAGTCAAAGGTGACAGTGCATCCCGGCCATTCACCTACCAATTTATGATGATGAAGATCAATACAAAGATCACAAATATGCAGATAATGACTCCTATGGTCAGCACGAAAACTAGGACTGCATCAGTGTCTGGCCTGATTGTCCTTCTCATCTGTAGTTCTgaaagtagacacacacacatgactgccGCTAGAAATCGACGGGAAATGGCTATCTGAATGGACTGCTCCTGTAAATGCTATTTTGTGGATCTATGTTTCCACTTCTCTGAGGTAAATAAAACAGTAATCACTGACAATCGGGTAAGGGTATACTTAGTTTCCTAACAAACTTAGAGAGAACTTTCTCAAACTGACTATCGTGGCAAGGTTTGTTGGATTTCTGCCTATTCATTTCCAAGTGACTTATTTTGGGAAGCTGAAGTTTTTTACTTTGACGCAGAGTGATTTACTCAATGTTACTTTTTATGGTGACTGTTTTGAGTCACAGCTAAGAAACCTTGCCTATTACTGAATCATGAGGAGTTTCTCTCAGTTCCTCCTTTACAGACTTCAGGATTATGATACATGCTCTGGTTTTTAACTCTAAGACTGGGGGTTGATACTCACTGTTCTCCATAAAATATTCACACACTGCTCCTAAGTCAGGAGCTTCCTTTCTGCAGATAAGGCCTGCAGAGAGGCAGAGCTGTTCTGCAGGCTGTTTTCCTAGCGTCACCGTACTATAAACTGGTGAAGAGACAGCTTATATCTGTGTTATGTATTTTGTGGACACAATAGCTTTTCTATAGGTTTTTTTAATCCCCAAATTCCAAAATTGCacaaaaaaaatttcatacataGAAAAGGGTATTCAACTAAATCCTATATTATACAGGTAAGTAAACCAGGGACCAGGGAGGTTAGTTATTTGTATAAACCATGAGCTATTTAAACATTTAGTTTTAGTATGTACCACTCCGTGAGAAGTGTCTCCTGCATAGGCAATCGTCTGGATTTCTTCTTATCCCTCTTAATGCCATGGATTATAACCAGCTTTTCTCAGTAGTCAAACAGTATGAACACAATTGGTGATCTCCCCTTTAAACAATCCTAAGCAACGATTGCAAAggtgcatttatatttttattccaatATCATCAGATTAACAAAAAATTAATGATTTCAGGTTTGTGGAAAGTTGGAGATTTTTAAAACAGAGAGACAATGTTTAGGGCCAGGTTTGGATGAAAATTGCAAAATGAGTTTGTTTAATTCACTAGCACCCAACATCAGTCAAAGAGGATGGATAATAAAAGGGGATTTCCCCTCCTGAGAAGAGCGGTCATCTTGCAAGGACCATGTGGACTACatgtacatttaattttctttaaagactgaATTTCATCTTAaagttttctaagaaaaatttaatgaaattaaaattaatgaaaatgggttaaatttcaATACTTAATGTTTTAGGTAACATAGCTTATGTATATATTAGTTTCTATCATTACCAATAAAGTAACATAAAACTGGGGAACTTGGCAACAGCAGAAATTTGCTTCATATGCTGGAAGCcataaataatgtgtgtgtgtgtgtgtgtgtgtgtctgtgtgtgtgtgtgcgcgcgcgcgcgcgcgttcaTGCAACTGGTGGGgctttggggggggtgggggttacTGTGCTACCTTCTCAGCTTCTGTGGCCTCAGCCTGGATTCTGCTTCCATGTACCTCTTtctcattcctcttcctccttcttcctttattctccctctttttctttttcccttcctccctcctctatcCAGAGTTCTTTTTGGGGGGGCACCAGACACAATCTCATCTTAACTGATGACATCTTCAATGATCCCTTTTCAAGTATACCTAGAATCTAAGTACTAAGAACTTAGAACACACATTATCTTTTAGGGGCATACAATTAAATCCCCAAACAATGCCATATATAAAGACAATAACTGTGagtgaaaattatataaaaaggaggaagaaaaatgggaatggaatttttcctctctccatgtagctccagctgtcctgaaacttactatggaGATCATGCtgacctgggactcacagagatttgcttgtctCTGTGCTGGCATGCATTACTTACTACATTTGGAACAATTTTCTATTAGCTACATTTATCCTAAAAACATTTCTATTGCATATTTGATTCACTTCAGTATGGTAGAGTATGGCtatttgtaaataaaacatttgttcaatGGCTGAACAAGTGAAAAGGTCTGTTGCATTGGTTAGCTACTTGTCATTTTTCGGAGAAACTAATAGGTACTGAAATATTCTGAGGGTATTTTGTTGTTTAAGTGTGCATGCAGTAACTGGCAGAGCTACctcaccatccctgggctgctatGAAACAAAAGTCAACATTGCCTCAATCAAGAACAAGGATTTGGGGTCTCTGTTCTAACCCTTAGCttacacattagaaaaaaaaaatgttcctttctTATTATGAAAAGCACTAACTACTAAAAGGAACCTAttaagggccaggcagtgagaACCAACTACACTAATGGGCAGACACATGTAGCAACATAAGCTATGGCAGGTTGAGAATGTTTATAAAGCTTGATGGTCCTCCAGTTGTAGCAGTCTTCTTGTGGCTGTTCGTAATAGTTTACAACATTACGCTACACTGAATTATCTCTTCATATGATATCTTCAACACAGTGGTTATTAGCTTTTACCCTGAAGATATTTTGCAATTGCAATCTAAAAATACACCAAGAAAGTTTAActagcaaacatttatttttaaaacctctgACAAAATCCTTTGGCAgcttattttctttcaataaagGACATTGTAATGGGCATGGTACTCCAGACtaaaacaaaagcttttcagaCTGAGAAACATCTCCAAAAAGCAGAGGGCCCCCTAAAGTTACCTATCACCTCTAGAAGGTTTATAAAGAACAGCTCTCAGAAAATACAAGCTCTAGAATCTTTATGATTTGATAGCTATTTGGGTTGTCAACTGACTACTAcaatctggaatcaactaaaacccaaggtAGATGGGCACAACTTGTGAGGGATTTTCCCTGGTTTGGTCACTTGGGGCAGAGAGACTCATCCTAATCTGGTTCCCCACCTTCTAGCAGAAGCTCACACTAAACGACATAGAAGGAAGCATCTGCTTTCGCCTGCCTGtcctcactcttgctggcaagttcatcagtTCTGCTGACATATGCCTTTGCTGGTAGTAGGATCTACTTCTCTGAGACTCCAATTTAGTTGGAAGATCAGCTGAGGCATCCAGACTCATGGGCTGAATGACTACTAGACTCTTAACCTTCCATAAGGAGagagccattgttggactacctgaaccacagcctgtaaaccTCTACTAAATCCCCTCCTTAATATTCATTCAATCAGTTCTTCTAGAGAATCCTAACACAAGTGAGTTCTCAAAAGAGCTTGTGATCAGATACTCCTAcaaacaaagacaacaacaacattaATATGGTTAGAGAGCATCTAAACCCAAGGAAATAGTTACCCTGGACATAGAGGATGCCATAGGTCAAACTGAATGAACATTCTTCTGAGAAAACAGTTTCTCAGAAGAAACTATTTCTAATATGCAAAGTCATGTTCAAGGATTAGATTAAGAACTTTAATACTGAATCATCAAAAATATAATccaaagccaggcatgatagcacataactttaattccaagcactctgaaagcagaggcaggcagatgagtTCTAAGGCCCTGCCTGTCTATATtgtggagttccaggacagccagggctacctagagaaacccaatctcaacacacacacacacacacacacacacacacacacacacacacacttcaaatagATAACTTCTAAAGAGAAATGCTCTGATTTcacaaattttaattatatttttcctgcAATCATGCATGAGAATCCATTTGTCTATCTTCCAAGTTCATGATGGAAATAAATGCACCAATATATTTCAAGTTGAAGGTctgggtggggtttttttgtttgttttgtttttaaggtcaattcttttgtttaaaaattcacTTCATTATGTCTATGAGCACTTTGGCTTGGATGTAATGTcagcacaccagaagagggtatcacaCTCCCATTAAAGACTCTTGTGAACCACCATCTGAGTATAGGGGATTGTACTTAGGACATGTGGAAGAGGCTGCCAGTGCCCCAGAAACTGGGTTTTTAAAGGAACAGTTTGTCTGATAATCCATGTGCCAGCTCCATACAGATCCACTCAGCCAGAAGCTCTGGGGTGCAGCTGCTAGAAATCTGTAGTTTCATAAGTTCATCAGGCATTTCCTGAAAGTAAGTTTGAGATATAAGGCAAACCAAAGCACTGCACATCACCACTTGTTGTGTAGACTGTGAACTTGATAGAGGCGACTATTTCATTATTGTCCAGTGGTGTCGCACTCGAAAGCCATGGGATGAAGCTCTCTTGTATGTCAAGGACTGCTGAATCATTTGAAAGTATAACAGGTTGctattaaaaccaaaacaaacagaaacaaaatgtatGAATAGTCTCAGCTGGGTTCACTGATTACAAATGGAGACAGTGCAAGACAAGCAGGACTCGCTGGATCACTGGGAAACACAATAAGCTCACAGCACGAGCAAAcagtcctcaaaaaaaaaattgctcgCTCTCTTCACCTAGCATGTAATGAACTGTACATATGTGATTTCAAATCAGATAATCTAGACTTCAAGTCTCAATCCTGTTGACTACGGACAGTACTtcttgtgctggttagtttttgtcaacttgacacaagttagggaCACCTGGCCAAAGGGAACCTCagtagagaaaatgcctctaccTAACTGGCCTGTTGGCAAGTCTGGGGaacatttccttgattaatgattgatgtgggagggtccagaccACTGTTGGGGATGACACCCTTGAACAGGAGGTAGTCTTGGGTTGTATAGGAATGTAATGTAAACTGAGCACATATGGAAAGCAAGTATGCGTGGTTCTGCTGCAGGTTCCCGCGTTGATTTCCCTCAGTAATGAACTGTCACTTGGAATGGAGCTTCAAAAAACTCTTTCCTTCCAGTTTGATTTCAGTTAGTGTTttcttacagcaacagaaaagcatactagactctttatttttatttagtttatgtttttggtttatttgctttttaaattattgtttattttttttgagacagggtttctcggctGAGcttgagcctgtcctgggaaaactagctttgtagacgcaagctggcctcaaactcacgagaatcccaccctgtctctgcctcaacagtgctgggattaagacagTGTCCGCCATTGCCTCGCTTTCTGAGACACTTTCTATGCCTCAattacttatctataaaatgacacacttatttattttaaaaaagtttatagggttgttttaatgtcttttaaaTGAACTCTTATCATTCCAATTTGTTATCCAGCATTTATAATACCTTTAATTAATGTTAATATTATTTACCATGCCATATAAAACAGAACTAATTTTGGTTCCAAAACAGAATATATCATAAAGTGtgtaaatttaagttataattaTAGATAACCTAAGACATATGTTTTTTCGTCtgacaaaaaaatgaatttaaataataaagttatatGATTTTTAACTCAATTTCTTCaaattgctttcttaaaataTGAGAACTAGGTAGCAAATGTTACCAGTCAGAGGAAAATACACTGATTATACACAGGTTCTACTTACTGATTGATCTGACTGAAGAAGCTTCCCACATATATTTGAAGCGATTTCGGGAGATATATGAACACATGACAGTCTAAACACTGTCGAGGCTTTCAGAAATTGGTTTTCCCCccctgaaaaagaagaaaacaataaattatataagTACATTGGGAAGCAAATTGCTTATTTATCTGTCCATACACCTTTTTTAACaacaatttttaattacattcatccaatcatttaatttatataatcaTCCCAAGAAACAGCCTTATCAAGACACTGGAccacatacattatacacatacatccacatcaatatatattatacataatatgaGGGTTTGACTAGCTATGAAAAGCCAAATGTCTTCAGTTGAGTAAACAGATCCAAAGTCATGAAATCTGAAGATCCCTGAAAAGACAACATAAGGCCTGCTAGAATCCAGGTCTCAAATCCTATCTCCCCACAGTGGTAAAGAACACTACAATATTGTTTGGGACCCCTTCTTACACACCACACTGTTGTAAAAAGCAACCCTCAGAAGTCAAATGCTGAGGACACTGAATCTTGTAATTTGGAGTCCAATTATAGAGAAGTCACCAAAAGAAGCaggtgaggagacaccatgactctTTTATCTACATGCAGAAAAAATGTGGAAGAGGAAAAGACATTCAACTTAGTGATATGCTACTCTGAACCTAGTGATCTGCCCAGGGCTTCTAACTTAGGGTTATGAAACCTCATTTAGAGAAGTTGAAATGCCAGAAAAACATAATTTGATACAAAGAGCTCCAAGTTCCAACTGTAAGGTTTACCAATCTACAGATAAAATGTCATGGCCATAGCATCGGACGTGTTCCACTCCAGGGTAGGCTCGAATACAGACCCCAGGCACAGTGAAGCTCCAGCATATCAGATTCTACACACAAGTGAAATGAATATCAAAAGCAGGGCTACTTAGAACTCTGCCTAGAGAAAGGGTATTTAatttattacttctttttatcAGACGATTGTCTCCTTGTACTCAGTAGTAGGTTGAGGTTAAAGATATTTCCCCAGCATAAACCCTCCTTCAGCAAATATGGACTCAACTCACAGCCACAATCAACAGGTCCACGGCATTCTTCCACACGAACAATACACTTGGATTCACCTCCAGGGCATCCATTGGTTAAAATAACTTCTCTGATTCCAacacctttatttaaaaaaaaaaaatgagcaaatgtttaaataaaaataaccacaaaagGTCGTTCTTCCCATTCCAGTCTgtaatttctttagttttattttgagaatgttctcttaattatgaaaattaaattccTAAGTTCAGAATGAGAACATGTAGAGCTTTTGTAGACTCTTCACTCCAGTTATTTCTGAAAACGGTATTTCCCCAAGAAAGTTTTCTAAGATACTGATTCCCATCAGAAAAAGGGTTCTATGTtcacatgcatattttaaaattttacaataaGGTCCTCTTTATTATAGAATTTTTGAAAGTTTTAGTATGCTAATAAATACACTGCCCTGCATAATTTTTCATTgactaaaacataaaatttttacatttcagTATCTTTAAAATCAGAACTCATTTATAATTGTGCATGTTTTAAATtgatagaatttttcttttaagaataccTAAATTATTCTTCCTACAGCCTATAAAATTTGATTTGATATACTACATAGGATTACACAAATTTGTGATCATGGAATTTTTCAGGATTGGGGTTGGAGTTTCTGGAAGAAATTCCAGAatcatattttatcataaaaatgtttttaaataatttttaataatgctGTATTGATAAAGTCTCTGTATTAACTATAGATGGGATAAACTATTAACTACACCTCTATTTCCAGGAAGATACTCTTTCCGAAACTGTCACACATTTTGTAGCAAGAAATCAAATCGTTATTAGCTGATCCTAGAGCGTAGCTGGTTCTCACTCCTGTCCTGTAATGAGCTGTGAAAAGGCCTAGGCAGAGTCTGTCTTCATCTTCCCAGCTGGATTCCCCTCTTTAGCCCCTAACAAGGTGTTAATCAGGAGCTAAttccaaggaaaggaaaagctgAAGATGACAGGTGGCTTAGGAATATAAGAGTGCATGAAAGTCGCCTGgagatctttttaaaatgcaaattctgtCCCAGTCTTGGAAATGTCTGCAATCCTGAATTTCTAGCAAATTCTTGGGAGATGCTACACTGTTGAGGGCTAAGAAAGTGGATCCCCACAAGATCAGGAGAAGGAAGGTTGGagttgttataaaaataaatctaccggGGAAAActcagcagcaacaacaacaaaagacaaatggcACTCTCAGGCTGTTTCATGATGATGCCTGTCATTTTGGCTGTCACTACAAAGCTAAGGCCAGACTCCATTTTAAGATAATTAGGAAAAGGTGGCTGTCAGGAGCTGGGAGGATGAGTGTATGGAATACTATCTACGGGGTATGGGAATTATTTTGGGGTACTGAAAATGTTCTACAGATAATGCTGATGTAGTGTTTGGGCCACTGAATTGTATACTTGAAAGTGGTTATATATGAatgtttcagcacccacataaaaaattgTCAGTTCTGGTAATTTACAAAACTTTGACCTAAAAAGAAGTCTCTGGAGATGTGTACAGACTATAATCTCATCACTGCCATGCTCccaagttagaaaaaaaatttaatttattaattatgtgttgTCTCCTCACGATGCAGATTCCCAGCAATGGTTGAAGAAACTAAGGGACTTCCAGCACTAGCAAGATCAGCTTCCTTGTTAATTGATCAGAACTTCAAATTCTTAGGCCTACCCATAGTCCTAGGTTGTCAGAAACTCTGGGTTAGTCCAGTACTTTTAACATACTTAGGGTAGCTGTTTAAGAACCAGTGGTCTACACAGCATAGGTAGCCTGAGTCCTAATCCTACATAagagattttgtttaaaatttctattCATAGAATGGACAATGTCACATTCTTTCATCTTTATTCATCTTGCCAAGCTAACACCCCTTTTTCTCCAAAATATAATGCACAAACTGGAGAAAAGGAGTACTTATAATAGTCTATTGCAAATAAGCTTATTTTTTGGCAGGTTTGCCA includes:
- the Spaca1 gene encoding LOW QUALITY PROTEIN: sperm acrosome membrane-associated protein 1 (The sequence of the model RefSeq protein was modified relative to this genomic sequence to represent the inferred CDS: inserted 1 base in 1 codon; deleted 4 bases in 3 codons), which produces MRAVGADWPAELLLALGWLLLVCLQASQAANVTSDPGIRRGSEIENEERVDEEAENDNDVPENETRPARRGRGASRSALWASEDSCVLCNFRFQNKTVVKEVEFGMCTVTCGVGIREVILTNGCPGGESKCIVRVEECRGPVDCGWGKPISESLDSVRLSCVHISPEIASNICGKLLQSDQSQPVILSNDSAVLDXTRELHPMAFECDTLDNNEIVASIKFTVYTTSELQMRRTIRPDTDAVLVFVLTIGVIICIFVIFVLIFIIINWAAVKSFWGAKASATEIHSELSSMKYKDSTSLDQTPTDMPGHEDDALSEWNE